The Luteolibacter sp. Y139 DNA window CAGGCGGTGCCTTGAAGGAGGGCAAGATCTGCCTGCAATTCGAAGGCGCCGAGATCCAGTATCGCAAGGTCGAGATCCGAGAACTGGAAGAGCCACTTCGTCCGGACAAGACCCTGCTCAGCATGAGCGCCGTGAAGGACAAGCCCGCGCGCAGCGGAACCATCATCGTAAAGAATCCGCTCAAGCACTCTTTGCCCGCGGACATCTCGATCACTGGCAAGGACGCCGGTGCCTTCAGCGCCACAGCGGACAAGATGTCCCTCGAGCCCGGCGAAAGCATGGAGGTCAGCGTGAATTTCAAGCCGATCCATGGAGCCGACCGCTACAGCGCCGGCCTCCGTATCGGCACTCCGGAAAGCGGCACCTTCGTGATTCTCCAAGGCATCGGCCTCGCTGCCTTCGAAGGAAAGAACGAGCCGCCTCTCCAATCCATCGTCCAAGCGCTCGGAATGACGATCAACGTGGGCGACACGAACCTAGAGCACGATACCAAGGCTGACACCATCGGCGAAAGTCAGGACGTCCGCTACTTCACGAAGGCAGGCGAGGGGAAGGTCCGCATCACGCCGCTCGCGCGCTTCTCGCCTCCGGGCGCGACCCCATTCGGGATCGTCGCCAAAGGCACCACTGCCCTCGTCCAGTCAGGCAAGCTTGCTGACTCCGCGAGCATACCCGATGCCCATCAGTGCCTTCTTCCTCCGCTCGAAGGCGGTGCAAGTTCACTCGAAATCGACACTCCCGCTGAAGGCTTCGCGTTCTACATGAACGCCCATCAATACGTCTCCTTCACCGATCCCGGCCTCCCGACCGAAGCGAAGATCGCCCGCACCGCACGGGTCTACCCCGCCCAACGCCTCGCCGGCCGCGACCTCACGAATGCATTCGTCGTCGGCTTCGAGGAAGCCGCCAACGGCGACTACCAAGACGCCGTCTTCCTGATCGAAAACGTGAAGCCGCTTCCCTAACAGAAGCTCACTCCTTCTCCGTCTCCACATCCGGCAAGAAGACCGTCAGTATCCCGATCAGCGGCAAATACGCGCAGATCTGGAACACAAAGTTGATCCCCTGGTGGTCCGCCACCTTGCCCAGCACCGCGGAGCCAATCCCCGCAATCCCGAAGGCCAGCCCGAAGAATAGTCCGGCAATCATCCCGACCTTCCCCGGCAGCAACTCCTGCGCATAAACCAGAATCGCCGAGAACGCCGAAGCCAGCACCAAACCG harbors:
- a CDS encoding 3-keto-disaccharide hydrolase, whose product is METRFFSPCAAFFVIASAASAQSGEWKSLFNGKDLTGWTVTVDKLPVGQDPDHIVQVRDGAIHMYADTDPATKVPFGVITSDASYSRFHLALEYRWMEKKFAPRKDSIRDAGLLYHASNTAKIWPPSVEYQIQEGDSGDIIFIQESGYSWAHPNPDQAPEGQGDASLLPENGGFIRKAKNQTYFGRFPEYDHPGWNRAEVIVQADESAEHILNGHTRSRLEGMQNLTGGALKEGKICLQFEGAEIQYRKVEIRELEEPLRPDKTLLSMSAVKDKPARSGTIIVKNPLKHSLPADISITGKDAGAFSATADKMSLEPGESMEVSVNFKPIHGADRYSAGLRIGTPESGTFVILQGIGLAAFEGKNEPPLQSIVQALGMTINVGDTNLEHDTKADTIGESQDVRYFTKAGEGKVRITPLARFSPPGATPFGIVAKGTTALVQSGKLADSASIPDAHQCLLPPLEGGASSLEIDTPAEGFAFYMNAHQYVSFTDPGLPTEAKIARTARVYPAQRLAGRDLTNAFVVGFEEAANGDYQDAVFLIENVKPLP